GGCCCGGTGAGCATGGTCGCCAGCAACAGCCATGCCGCGCCCGCCGCGGTCCAGAGCGGCAGACCGCTCCCGCGGCAGGCCAGCGCCCAGGCGCCGGCCACGAGGACGAAGATCAGGCCCAGTTGCAGCACGTCATGTTCCTCCCGTGTCTCATGTTCTCATGGGAACCTCGATAAACCCCATCCCCGCCTCGCCGCACGGCGCCATGGTGATTTGGCGGCGCTTGGCACCCGCCGCGCCCGCAAACGCCCGGTTTGCCCGGCCCCCCGGTCTTCCGTGCCGCCCCCGTGCGCGCAACGATCCGGGAGCGGTGGCCCCGCCCGGGCGGTTCACCTGTCGCGGAAGAGGGAGTTGACGGACCGGATGGCGGACTTCAGTCCGGCGCTTCCTGGAGCACCTCGCCCGGCACCCGTACCCGGCCCTCCATCAGGATGCGGGCGCTGCGGCTCATCACCACCCGCTCGACCACCCAGCGCCCATCCCGCCGGTGCACCGTGGCACCGACCCGGAGGGTGCCGGAGGGATGACCGAAGGTGACGGCATCGCGAGAGCCCCCACCGGCCGCCCGGTTGACCAGGGTCCCCTCGATGACGGCCGCGGCACCGATCGCCACCGCGGCGGTCCCCATCATGGCATGGTGCAGCTTGCCCATCGACAGGGCGCGGACATTCAGGTCGATCGCCTCCGCGGAGATCGCCTTGCCGCTCGAGGCGGTGTAGGCGGCCGGGGGCGCCACGAAGGCCACCTTGGGCGTGTGCTGGCGCTCCGCCGCCCGGGACGGGGCCTCGATGAGCCCCATGCGCACCGCGCCGTGGGCGCGGATGGTCTCGAAGCGTTCCAGCGCCGCGCGGTCCTCGTTGATCGCCGGTTGCAACTCGGTTCCGGTGTAACCCAGATCGGCGGCGTTGAGGAAGATGGTGGGAATGCCGGCGTTGATCATGGTGGCCTCGAAACTGCCCAGGCCCGGCACCTCCAGGAGATCGACCAGGTTGCCGGTGGGGAAGAGGGGCTCGGAGGGGTCGACCGGCCGCTCGAAGGCCACCGGGATCTCGGCGGCGGGGAAGGCCACGCCGTCGAGTTCGAAATCGCCCGTCTCCTGCACCTCCCCCCCGCTGACGGGCACCCGCACCACGATGGTCTTGCCGATGTTGGCCTGCCAGATGCGCACCTCCACGCTGCCGTCGCGCGGGATGCGCCCGGGATCGATCAGACCCATGTGGATCGCGGCGGGTCCGACCGCGGCGCTCAGATTGCCGCAGTTGCCGCTCCAGTCGATGAAGGCGCGATCGATGGCCACC
The nucleotide sequence above comes from Acidobacteriota bacterium. Encoded proteins:
- the prpF gene encoding 2-methylaconitate cis-trans isomerase PrpF gives rise to the protein LRVIGSPDPYGKHTDGMGGATSSTSKTVILSRSTRPGHDVDYLFGQVAIDRAFIDWSGNCGNLSAAVGPAAIHMGLIDPGRIPRDGSVEVRIWQANIGKTIVVRVPVSGGEVQETGDFELDGVAFPAAEIPVAFERPVDPSEPLFPTGNLVDLLEVPGLGSFEATMINAGIPTIFLNAADLGYTGTELQPAINEDRAALERFETIRAHGAVRMGLIEAPSRAAERQHTPKVAFVAPPAAYTASSGKAISAEAIDLNVRALSMGKLHHAMMGTAAVAIGAAAVIEGTLVNRAAGGGSRDAVTFGHPSGTLRVGATVHRRDGRWVVERVVMSRSARILMEGRVRVPGEVLQEAPD